TGTTCAGCGCAGCGCCCATGCCGCTGCCCACGGCGTTATACCAGCCACCAAAACCTTCGGCATCAAGATCGGCAGCCTTCCACAGGCTCAGCTCCTTCTTGTGGGTGCCGCTATCGTCGCCGCGGCTGACGAAATCCACCTCGGCCGACGCAATATCCTGCAAGGCTTCGATGGCGCTTTCATCGTCGGCAATACCAGCGGGGTCATCGCCGGGACCGATGAAGACAAAATCGTTATACATGATCTCGCGCCGATGCATACCGAACCCCTCCTCGACGAACCTGTCCTCGGCGGCGCGCGAATGCACCAGGACCGCATCGACATCCCCGGCCTCGCCCAGCTTGATCGCCTGCCCGGTGCCGACCACCAGCAGTTGAACCTCGAGATCAAGGTCCTTCCGGATTTCAGGCAGCAGGACCTCTGCCAGGCCTGAATTATGGAACGAGGTTGTCACCGCCATCTTCATATCGTCGGCCTGCACGGCCGTTCCAATCATCAGGGCAACCAGGCCCAGCACGAGCTTGCGTATCATTCGACGAAATCCTCCTTTATCATGTTCACGGCCAAGACGTTGCGGCCTGTTGTAGCGTGGATCGGTTTCACAGTCTTTTCGCGGCTTCCTTGACGAAAGGATTCAGCCCCTCACCGCCCGCATCAACATATTGCAGCAATTGGGTGCGCATTTCGGGCCCCCAGAAATCCTTCAGGTGATCGGCGATCTTGTCTGCGGCATCTCCGGGCTGGGTGCTGAAGAACAGGGCGATCTGGTTGGTCATCATGACCAGTTTTTCAGGCGACATGGCGAAACTCGGCCTCCAATCGTTCGGGATGGGAAAATAGATCGAATCCTCCGCCGCGAGCAAAGCCCGCGACCGTGACCCCTGCCCCTTCGGCAAGGCGCAGGGCGTGCAACGTGGGGGCCGAGACGGCGATCAGGATTGCGCAACCGGCCATGGCGCATTTCTGCACCATTTCTACCGAGACGCGACTGGTCAGCACGAACGCGCCCTGCCCAGGGTCCAACCCCTGGCGCGCCATCGCTCCGACAAGCTTGTCCAGGGCGTTGTGTCGACCAACATCCTCGCGGGCGAGGATCATGCCTCGATCCGGCATCAGGAAGCCAGCCGCATGAACGCCGTGGGTGCGGTCATGCAGGGGCTGCCATTCGCATAACCGATCGGTGGCAGAGGCAACCTCCCCGATGGACGGAGCTGGCCCCCGCCCATGCAGGACCGGCAATGGACGAATAGCCTGCTCCAGGCTGTCGATCCCGCAAAGGCCGCAGCCGACCGGACCGGCCAAACTCCGGCGACGGGCGCTCAGTGCTTCGGCTCGGGGTCCGGTCAACCACATCTGCGCCTCAATCCCTCTGGCATGGGCAACAATCTCGCATGCGGCAATCTGCTCGGGATGTGCCACGATCCCTTCGGTCAGCGAAAAACCGATCGCGAAATCCTCGATATCGGCTGGAGAGGCCATCATCACCGCATGGGTGGTGCCGTCATAGACCATCGCGACCGGAGTTTCCTCGGGTAAGGTCCGGCGGGCGGTAACTTGACCGCCCGCCCGGACATGAGTCGCCGGCACCGTTCCGGAGGATTCCCCGCGTTTCATCGCATCACTCCGCCGCCGGCAGGATGCGGCGCGACTGTTCGGCCTGCCGGTTATAGCTTTCCTGCCATTCCGAAGGCCCGTTCGATGGGCTGACCTGCACGGCAGTGACCTTGTATTCGGGACAGTTCGTCGCCCAGTCCGAGAAATCGGTGGTGACCACATTGGCTTGCGTCTCGGGGTGGTGGAAGGTGGTATAGACGACGCCCGCCGCCACCCGCTCTGTCAGTGTCGCGCGCAATGTCGTCTCGCCCGCGCGCGAGGCCAGCCGCACCCAATCGCCCTCCTTGACGCCGCGTTGTTCGGCATCATGTGGATGAATCTCCAGGATATCCTCGGAATGCCAGGCGGAATTTTCGGTGCGCCTCGTCTGCGCGCCGACATTATATTGCGACAGGATCCGACCCGTGGTCAGTAACAGCGGAAAGCGCGGGCCGGTGCGTTCATCGGTGACGATATATTCTGTCACCATGAAATGCCCCTTGCCCGACATGAAGCCATCGACATGCATCATCGGCGTGCCCTCGGGCGCCGCCTCGTTGCAGGGCCACTGAACCGAGCCCTTTTCTTCGAGCAGTTCGAAGCTGACACCGGCGAAGCTGGGCGTGGTCGCAGCGATCTCGTCCATGATCTGGCTGGGGTGGGTATAGTGCCAGCCCGCCCCCATCGCGTTGGCCAACATCTGCGTCACCTCCCAATCCTCGTGGCCGTTCTTCGGTGCCATCACCTTGCGGACGGGATTGATGCGCCGTTCTGCATTGGTGAAGGTGCCATCCTTTTCCAGGAAGGTAGAGCCCGGCAGGAAGACATGGGCGTAATTGGCCGTCTCGTTCAGGAACAGGTCATGGACGATCACGCATTCCATCGCCGCCAGCCCCGCCGCGACGTGATGGGTGTCCGGATCGGATTGCAGGATATCCTCGCCCTGACAATAAAGCCCCTTGAACGTTCCATCCACGGCGGCATCCAGCATGTTGGGAATGCGCAGACCCGGCTCCGGATCGATCTCGACGCCCCATGCCTGCTCGAAAATCTCGCGGACATCGGGCAGCTTGACATGGCGATAGCCCGGCAGTTCATGCGGGAAAGACCCCATGTCGCAAGAGCCCTGCACGTTGTTCTGGCCCCGCAGCGGGTTCACGCCCACGCCTTCGCGCCCGACATTGCCGGTCAGCATGGCCAGGTTGGCGATGCCCATGACCGTGGTCGAGCCCTGACTGTGTTCAGTCACACCGAGGCCGTAATAGATAGCACCATTGCCTCCCGTCGCGTAAAGCCGCGCCGCCGCACGCAGATCGGCGGCGGGAACGCCGGTCAGCATCTCGATCGCTTCCGGCGCGTGGCGCGGGTCGCTGACAAATTCGGCATAATGCTGGAACTCGTCCCAATCGCAACGCTCGCGGATGAAATCCTCGTCATGCAGCCCCTCGGTCACGATCACATGCGCCATGGCGGTGACAATCGCGACATTGGTGCCCGGACGCAGCGGCAGGTGATGGCTCGCCTCGATATGGGTAGATCGCACCATGTCGATCCGGCGCGGGTCCACCACGATCACTTTCGCCCCCTGCCGCACGCGCTTTTTCATCCGCGAGGCAAAGACCGGATGCGCATCGGTCGGGTTCGCCCCGATGATCATGATCACATCCGATTGCATCACGCTGTCAAAATCCTGCGTGCCAGCAGAGGTGCCATAGGTCTTGCCCAAACCGTATCCGGTTGGCGAATGGCAGACACGGGCGCAGGTATCGGTGTTGTTGTTCATGAACACGGCGCGCGCCAGCTTCTGCACCAGGTATGTTTCCTCGTTGGTGCAGCGGCTCGAGGTGATCACGCCGACAGATTTGCGGCCGTATTTCTCTTGCAGCCCGCGCATCTTCGCGGCGGCAAATGCCAGCGCCTCGTCCCAATCGACCTCGCGCCACGGTTCCTCGATGGTCTCGCGGATCATCGGTTTCAGGATGCGGTCCTTGTGATGGGCATAGCCATAGGCGAAGCGGCCCTTGACGCAGCTATGGCCCCGGTTCGCCTTGCCGTGCTTATAGGGCACCATGCGCACCAGCTCGTCGCCATTCAGCTCTGCCTTGAAATTGCAGCCTACCCCGCAATAGGCGCAGGTGGTGACGACAGAGCGCTCGGGCGTGCCCAGCTCGATCACCGATTTCTCCTGCAGCGTGGCGGTCGGGCAGGCCTGGACGCAGGCACCGCAACTGACGCAATCCGAGGCCATGAAATCGTCGCCCGCAGCCCCGGCGCTGACCCGGCTGCCAAAGCCGCGCCCCTCGATGGTCAGTGCGAAAGTGCCCTGCACCTCTTCGCAGGCGCGCACGCAGCGCGAACAGACGATACATTTCGAGGGGTCATAGGTGAAATAGGGATTGCTCTCGTCCTTGGGGATATAGCTGGCATTCGGCCCGGCCCCGTCGCGCTGTGCAAAGTGATTGGCCAGCCCGCCATTCTCGGGCGCCTTGTAGCGCACATCGCGCAATCCCACGGCCCCGGCCATGTCTTGCAATTCGCAGTCGCCATTGGCCGCGCAGGTCAGACAGTCGAGCGGGTGATCGCTGATATACAGTTCCATCACGCCCTTGCGCATCCGGCGCAGTTTCTCGTTCTGGGTATGCACGACCATACCCTCGGCCACCGGCGTGGTGCAGGAGGCGGGCGTGCCGCGCCGCCCCTCGATCTCGACGACGCAAAGCCGGCACGAGCCGAAAGCCTCGACGCTGTCGGTGGCGCAAAGCTTGGGCACCTGAATCCCTGCCTCGGCGCAGGCGCGCATCACGGATGTGCCCTCGGGAACGGTAATCGGGAAACCATCGACGGTCAGCGAGACCGGAGCGCCGGTCCGGGCCGGGGTGCCCATGTCGCGGTCGTCACCGGGCGGAAATGCGGGAATGATGAAATCCTTCATTCGGCGGCCTCCTTATGGCAGGCAAAATCGTCGGGAAAATGGGTCAGTGCGGACATCACCGGCAGGGGCGTAAAGCCCCCGAGCGCGCAGAGGGAGCCGTCCTTCATGGTCTCGCAAAGATCGGTCAGTAGTTCCGTCGCGGCCATGTCGCCTTCGGCGATACGATCAAGCGTCTCGACTCCGCGTACG
This region of Paracoccus saliphilus genomic DNA includes:
- the fdhD gene encoding formate dehydrogenase accessory sulfurtransferase FdhD encodes the protein MKRGESSGTVPATHVRAGGQVTARRTLPEETPVAMVYDGTTHAVMMASPADIEDFAIGFSLTEGIVAHPEQIAACEIVAHARGIEAQMWLTGPRAEALSARRRSLAGPVGCGLCGIDSLEQAIRPLPVLHGRGPAPSIGEVASATDRLCEWQPLHDRTHGVHAAGFLMPDRGMILAREDVGRHNALDKLVGAMARQGLDPGQGAFVLTSRVSVEMVQKCAMAGCAILIAVSAPTLHALRLAEGAGVTVAGFARGGGFDLFSHPERLEAEFRHVA
- a CDS encoding formate dehydrogenase subunit delta, which encodes MSPEKLVMMTNQIALFFSTQPGDAADKIADHLKDFWGPEMRTQLLQYVDAGGEGLNPFVKEAAKRL
- a CDS encoding substrate-binding domain-containing protein is translated as MIRKLVLGLVALMIGTAVQADDMKMAVTTSFHNSGLAEVLLPEIRKDLDLEVQLLVVGTGQAIKLGEAGDVDAVLVHSRAAEDRFVEEGFGMHRREIMYNDFVFIGPGDDPAGIADDESAIEALQDIASAEVDFVSRGDDSGTHKKELSLWKAADLDAEGFGGWYNAVGSGMGAALNTAAGMNAYILSDRASWLNFGNKADLELLYSGDPELFNQYAYLPVNPEKHDHVKHDLAVKLEDWLTSDRAKELIDGYEIGGETLFVFNAEPE
- the fdhF gene encoding formate dehydrogenase subunit alpha is translated as MKDFIIPAFPPGDDRDMGTPARTGAPVSLTVDGFPITVPEGTSVMRACAEAGIQVPKLCATDSVEAFGSCRLCVVEIEGRRGTPASCTTPVAEGMVVHTQNEKLRRMRKGVMELYISDHPLDCLTCAANGDCELQDMAGAVGLRDVRYKAPENGGLANHFAQRDGAGPNASYIPKDESNPYFTYDPSKCIVCSRCVRACEEVQGTFALTIEGRGFGSRVSAGAAGDDFMASDCVSCGACVQACPTATLQEKSVIELGTPERSVVTTCAYCGVGCNFKAELNGDELVRMVPYKHGKANRGHSCVKGRFAYGYAHHKDRILKPMIRETIEEPWREVDWDEALAFAAAKMRGLQEKYGRKSVGVITSSRCTNEETYLVQKLARAVFMNNNTDTCARVCHSPTGYGLGKTYGTSAGTQDFDSVMQSDVIMIIGANPTDAHPVFASRMKKRVRQGAKVIVVDPRRIDMVRSTHIEASHHLPLRPGTNVAIVTAMAHVIVTEGLHDEDFIRERCDWDEFQHYAEFVSDPRHAPEAIEMLTGVPAADLRAAARLYATGGNGAIYYGLGVTEHSQGSTTVMGIANLAMLTGNVGREGVGVNPLRGQNNVQGSCDMGSFPHELPGYRHVKLPDVREIFEQAWGVEIDPEPGLRIPNMLDAAVDGTFKGLYCQGEDILQSDPDTHHVAAGLAAMECVIVHDLFLNETANYAHVFLPGSTFLEKDGTFTNAERRINPVRKVMAPKNGHEDWEVTQMLANAMGAGWHYTHPSQIMDEIAATTPSFAGVSFELLEEKGSVQWPCNEAAPEGTPMMHVDGFMSGKGHFMVTEYIVTDERTGPRFPLLLTTGRILSQYNVGAQTRRTENSAWHSEDILEIHPHDAEQRGVKEGDWVRLASRAGETTLRATLTERVAAGVVYTTFHHPETQANVVTTDFSDWATNCPEYKVTAVQVSPSNGPSEWQESYNRQAEQSRRILPAAE